From Nocardioides faecalis:
CGGCGACGGCCACCTTCACCTTCGTCATGTGCATGAACATACATCACGCTGCATGCCCTCGGTCGAGGGGGGTCGGGAAGGGTCAGGAGGCGGTGCCGAAGAGCCCGTCCGTCGCCGCCGCCATGCGCTCGCCCAGCATCGGGGTCAGCGTCTCGGCGTAGGTGTCGGAGATGTGCGTGCCGGAGCGGTAGACGATCACGTTGCCGATGACCGCCGGGCAGGTCCGGCCGTCCGGGCAGGCCAGGTCGTTCATGTCCACCGGGCGCACGCCCTCGACGCGCTCCGCAGCCTCGAGCTGCGCGGCCGCGCCGGAGCCCTTGGACTGGCGCGCCATGTCGAACGCGCACTTCCTCAGGTCGTCGAGGTTCTCCTGCACGCACTCCGGCCGGTTCGACAGCCCGGGGTTGTCCACGATCGGCGCTACCGCGATGCCCGCGTCGCGCAGGGCCTGCCAGTGGTGCACGAGGCCGTCGACCATCGCCTTCCGCGTCAGCGGGGTGTCTTCGTCGTACGGGCCACCGGGCATCGCGACGCTCCACCGCGTCACCGTGACCACGAGGTCGGGGCGCAGGTCGAGGATCTCGGCCAGCGAGCGCTGCGACCAGTCGTCGCAGGACGGATTGGGGTTGCCGTCCGGGCCGGGACGGACCACGTCGGCGAACTCGCAGCCGTTCTTGCCGATCACGACCAGCTTCCAGCCCTGGGCGCGGGCGAGCTCGTGCAGCGGGGTGAACCACTGCATGGCCTTGGAGTCGCCGACCAGCACGACGGTGCGCTCGCCGTCGGGCGCGCCGTACTCGCACTGCTTCAGGTCGCCGTAGTTGTTGACGACGCAGGAGTCGTCGTAGATCTGCGGCATGTCGGTGGCGGCGTCCAGCGGGGAGGGCCGGATCGCCTCGACGCTGCGCTGCTCGGCCCAGTAGCCGGCCGGGCGGGTGCCGATCGCGGCGGCGCCGGGACTCTCCTCGGCGTTCGCCACCGGGACGGTGCCCACCAGCGCGAAGGAGGCGATCACGGCGGCGCCGGTGAGGCCGGCCACCGCGGTGAGGACACCGCCCATCACCAGGGCGGGCCGGTTCGCGGCCAACCGCCGGCTCTCGCGCACCGGGTTCTCCAGGTACCGGTAGGACAGCCACGCCGGGATCGCGGAGACCGCCACCACCAGCAGCAGGTGGCGCACCCGCAGGTCGTCGCCCCACAGGCCCTGGGCGCCCACGATGAACGGCCAGTGCCACAGGTAGAGGGAGTACGACAGGGCGCCGATCCACACCGCCGGACGGATCCCGATGACGGCACCCACGCCGCGGTCCGGGGTGGTGCCGCCAGCCAGGATGACCCCCGCGGTGCCCAGCACCGGCAGCAGCGTCCCCAGGCCCGGCCAGTCCCAGCTGGGCTCGTAGGCGAGCATCACGGTCGCGATGGCCGCCAGCCCGGCCCAGCCGGCGACCTGCCGCAGCCACTGCGGCAGGCGGACCAGGACCGGGTAGGCGACGGCGAGCAGCGCGCCGACCCCGAGCTCCCACACCCGGGTGGTGGAGACGAAGAACGCCTGGCCGGGCACCTCCTGCACGTAGTGCAGGGTCCAGGCGAAGGAGGCGAGGGTGAGCACCGCGACGGTGGCGAAGAGCGCGAGCCGGCGGCGCTGGGAGACCAGGGCGACAACGAGGGCGATCAGCAGCGGCCAGACGATGTAGAACTGCTCCTCCACCGCCAGCGACCAGTAGTGCTGCACCGGGGAGGCGCCCACGTCCTCGGCGAGATAGTCGACCTCACGGTCGCCCAGGCGCCAGTTCACCAGGTAGAACGCCGCCGCGACGATGTCGCCGCCGAACGGCTTGCGGTCGCCCGCGGGCAGGCAGAAGACGGTGACCAGCGCGCTGAACGCCAGCACCAGGGTGCCAGCCGGCAGCAGCCGCCGGGCCCGGCGCGCCCAGAACCGGGCCAGCCGCAGCCTGCCGCGCTGCTCGACCTCGCGCACCATCAGCGAGGTGATCAGGAAGCCGGAGATCACGAAGAAGACGTCGACACCCGCGAATCCACCGGGCAGCCAGGCGAGCCCGGCGTGGTAGACGAGGACCGAGAGCACCGCGATCGCGCGCAGCCCCTCGATGTCCCGGCGCGGGCGAGAGCGCGCCGGCGGCGGCACAGCAGTCGGCGCGTCGTCGCGTCCTGCGACCTCCGCCGTCGTCATCGCTGGACGGCGCCGGTCCGGGCTGCGGCAGCCGCCACGGCGGCGTCACGCGCCGCGCCCGTCTCCACCTCGGTCAGGGTGCGGTCGGGAGCACGGAAGCGCAGCGCGAACGCCAGCGACTTGTGCCCCTCGCCGATCTGCTCGCCGGCGTAGACGTCGAACAGGCGCACCGACTCCAGCAGGTCCCCGGCGCCCTCGCGCAGCGCCTCCTCGACCTCGGCCACGGTCACGGAGTCCGGCACCACCAGGGCGACGTCCTCCTTGGCCACCGGCATGGTCGAGAAGACGGGGCCTGCGACCACGTCGGGCACGGCGGCGAAGAGCGCGTCCAGGTCGACCTCGACGGCGGCGCTGCGCTTCGGCAGGCCGTACGACGTGCACACCTGCGGGTGCAGCTCGCCGGCGTAGCCGACCACGACCTCGTCGACGGTGGCGACCGCGCAGCGTCCCGGGTGCCACGGCGCCCGGGTGCCGGTGCTCAGCCGGATGGGGGCACCCAGCTCGTCGGCGAGGCGGCGCAGCACGGCGACCGCGTCCTCCCAGCCGACGGCACGACCCTCGCCCCACCAGCCGGACTGCTCGCGCTCCCCGCCCATCACCACGGCGAGGTGCTGCGGCTGCACGGGCAGCGCCTCGAACAGCTTGTCGATCTCGGAGGCCGAGGGACGGCCGTGCACGCCGTAGATGGGCGCCGGACCGTTGTCGGCGGGGAACGCCACGGTGCCGGTCTCGAACAGCGCGACGCGCGAGGCGCCGCGGCTCACGTTGCGTGCGGCTGCCTCGAGCAGGCCGGGCAGCAGCGTGGTCGTGTATCCGGGCTCCTCGCTGGAGAGCGGGTTGGCCAGCAGCACCGTGTTGCGCAGCGGGTCACCCTCGGGCACGCCGAGCTTGTCGAAGGTCGCCGGACCCACGAAGGGGAAGCTGACGACCTCGACGCAGCCGGCGCCGGCCAGGGTGCGGCCCACACGCCGGCGCAGGCGCTGGGTGCGGGTCAGGCCGCGGCCGGTGGCGCGGCGCGGCAGCACGCTGGGCACCTGGTCGTAGCCGACGATCCGCACGACCTCCTCGACCAGGTCGTAGGGGTCGTTGAGGTCGGGGCGCCAGCTGGGCGGGACGACCTCGACGGTGCCCGCCGACGCGTGCTCGCTCACGGTGGCGCCGATGGAGCGCAGGTGCTCGACGGTGCTCATCGCGGAGATGTCGATGCCGCTGATCCGGGCCGGCAGGTCCGTCTGCAGCCGGATGGCCGGTCGCTGCGGGGCGGTGCCGACGAGGGTGTAGCCGGGCTCGGCGACAGCGCCGCCGTGCTCGACGAGGAGCTCGACGACCCGGTCCGCGGCGACACCGGGCAGGAGCGGGTCGACGCCGCGCTCGTTGCGCTTGCCCGCCTCGGAGGTCAGCCGATGGCGCCGACCGGTGCGGAACATCGAGGTGGCGTCCCAGTGCGCGGCCTCGACGAGGATCCGGGTGGTGGTCTCCGACATCTCGGTGGTCAGCCCGCCCATGACACCGGCCAGACCGATCGGTCCGGAGTCGTCGGTGATCACCAGGTCCTCGACCGAGAGCTCGCGGTCGGTGCCATCGAGGGTCGTCAGGTGCTCGCCGGGCAGCGCGCGACGCACCCCGAGGCCGCCGGCGACCTTGTCGGCGTCGTAGCCGTGGATCGGCTGGCCCAGCTCGAGCATCACGTAGTTGGTGATGTCCACGGCGAGCGAGATCGAGCGCATCCCGGCCTGCTCGATCCGTCGGCGGATGACCTCAGGGGTGGGGCGGGTCGGGTCGAACCCGCTGACCAGCCGGGCCGCGAAGACCGGGCAGCCGGCGGGGTCGGCCACGGTGACCGGCCAGGCCGCGCCGTCGGGCTTCGGCAGGACCCGCTGCGCAGGGTCGTGGAACGGCACCCCGAAGCCGAGCGCGGCCTCGCGCGCGACGCCGCGCAGCGACAGCGCGTAGGCGCGGTCGGGGTTGATCTCGAACTCGATGACCTCCT
This genomic window contains:
- a CDS encoding acyltransferase family protein produces the protein MTTAEVAGRDDAPTAVPPPARSRPRRDIEGLRAIAVLSVLVYHAGLAWLPGGFAGVDVFFVISGFLITSLMVREVEQRGRLRLARFWARRARRLLPAGTLVLAFSALVTVFCLPAGDRKPFGGDIVAAAFYLVNWRLGDREVDYLAEDVGASPVQHYWSLAVEEQFYIVWPLLIALVVALVSQRRRLALFATVAVLTLASFAWTLHYVQEVPGQAFFVSTTRVWELGVGALLAVAYPVLVRLPQWLRQVAGWAGLAAIATVMLAYEPSWDWPGLGTLLPVLGTAGVILAGGTTPDRGVGAVIGIRPAVWIGALSYSLYLWHWPFIVGAQGLWGDDLRVRHLLLVVAVSAIPAWLSYRYLENPVRESRRLAANRPALVMGGVLTAVAGLTGAAVIASFALVGTVPVANAEESPGAAAIGTRPAGYWAEQRSVEAIRPSPLDAATDMPQIYDDSCVVNNYGDLKQCEYGAPDGERTVVLVGDSKAMQWFTPLHELARAQGWKLVVIGKNGCEFADVVRPGPDGNPNPSCDDWSQRSLAEILDLRPDLVVTVTRWSVAMPGGPYDEDTPLTRKAMVDGLVHHWQALRDAGIAVAPIVDNPGLSNRPECVQENLDDLRKCAFDMARQSKGSGAAAQLEAAERVEGVRPVDMNDLACPDGRTCPAVIGNVIVYRSGTHISDTYAETLTPMLGERMAAATDGLFGTAS
- the pheT gene encoding phenylalanine--tRNA ligase subunit beta, with the translated sequence MRAPVSWIKEHVDLPAGVSTAALTDRLTALGLKLEGIHSAGAGIEGPLVIGRVLTKEPEPQKNGKVINWCTVDVGDANGTGEPQGIVCGAHNFGPGDLVVVVLPGGVLPGGFAISARKTYGHVSAGMICSAAELGLSGDGEGIIVLPSDAGAPGDDVFDLLGLSEEVIEFEINPDRAYALSLRGVAREAALGFGVPFHDPAQRVLPKPDGAAWPVTVADPAGCPVFAARLVSGFDPTRPTPEVIRRRIEQAGMRSISLAVDITNYVMLELGQPIHGYDADKVAGGLGVRRALPGEHLTTLDGTDRELSVEDLVITDDSGPIGLAGVMGGLTTEMSETTTRILVEAAHWDATSMFRTGRRHRLTSEAGKRNERGVDPLLPGVAADRVVELLVEHGGAVAEPGYTLVGTAPQRPAIRLQTDLPARISGIDISAMSTVEHLRSIGATVSEHASAGTVEVVPPSWRPDLNDPYDLVEEVVRIVGYDQVPSVLPRRATGRGLTRTQRLRRRVGRTLAGAGCVEVVSFPFVGPATFDKLGVPEGDPLRNTVLLANPLSSEEPGYTTTLLPGLLEAAARNVSRGASRVALFETGTVAFPADNGPAPIYGVHGRPSASEIDKLFEALPVQPQHLAVVMGGEREQSGWWGEGRAVGWEDAVAVLRRLADELGAPIRLSTGTRAPWHPGRCAVATVDEVVVGYAGELHPQVCTSYGLPKRSAAVEVDLDALFAAVPDVVAGPVFSTMPVAKEDVALVVPDSVTVAEVEEALREGAGDLLESVRLFDVYAGEQIGEGHKSLAFALRFRAPDRTLTEVETGAARDAAVAAAAARTGAVQR